From a single Tachypleus tridentatus isolate NWPU-2018 chromosome 6, ASM421037v1, whole genome shotgun sequence genomic region:
- the LOC143254416 gene encoding uncharacterized protein LOC143254416, with the protein MLVVNFVLLTLLSGSVWTKMCPPAEEIFPCVCREEPNEDNLSNILLECCQVSDEQVLEEVIGQFRGLSIYELKIEKSSLPYLPHGLLSNISVSKFILSKTTLPALIPPIPGPSPFQGLDKVLNLFQVSQCVGLNGWELEVLGNLQNLESFIIKDSDLHFVTDKFNEFLTKKMIFFTISNNKIKYIDDKAFTQLMGIEIFDISGNGIFELKRSMFPRPASKLNFLNLAVNNLQTLPEDFFEDMPSLKFLLLQENKLQTLPSDPFKTVFQNYGNFFFSGNPIVCDCRLRWITMMIPRPKLNMKCAWPPDLMGVPFNEIKTQQLVCRI; encoded by the exons ATGCTCGTTGTCAACTTTGTGTTGTTGACTCTTCTGTCTGGTTCCGTTTGGACAAAAATGTGCCCCCCAGCGGAAGAAATTTTTCCTTGTGTCTGTCGAGAAGAACCAAAT gaagACAACTTGTCGAACATCTTACTTGAGTGTTGCCAAGTTTCGGATGAACAGGTCTTGGAAGAAGTTATCGGGCAATTTCGGGGATTAAGCATATACGAATTGAAGATTGAGAAATCATCTTTACCATATCTTCCTCACGGTTTATTATCCAACATCAGTGTTTCAAAATTTATTCTTTCCAAAACAACCCTACCAGCTCTTATCCCGCCCATTCCTGGACCTTCCCCTTTTCAAGGTCttgataaagtattaaatttgttTCAAGTGTCCCAATGTGTAGGTCTGAACGGATGGGAATTGGAAGTACTAGGTAACCTGCAAAACCTGGAGTCCTTCATTATAAAGGACAGTGATCTTCATTTTGTTACTGACAAATTTAACGAGTTTCTTACAAAGAAGATGATATTTTTCACCATCAGCAATAACAAGATAAAGTATATAGATGACAAAGCCTTTACGCAGTTAATGGGAATAGAGATTTTTGATATTTCAGGAAATGGAATATTTGAACTCAAACGATCTATGTTTCCTAGACCTGCTTCGAAACTGAACTTCCTTAACTTGgc GGTGAATAACCTACAGACGCTTCCAGAAGATTTTTTTGAAGATATGCCTTCTTTGAAGTTCCTACTATTACAAGAGAACAAACTACAAACTTTACCTTCTGACCCATTTAAGACAGTGTTTCAGAACTATGGTAACTTCTTCTTTTCTG GAAATCCAATAGTCTGTGACTGCCGACTTCGATGGATCACTATGATGATTCCCAGGCCAAAGCTCAACATGAAATGTGCCTGGCCTCCTGATCTAATGGGCGTGCCTTTCAACGAAATTAAAACTCAACAACTTGTTTGTCGCATCTAG